A genomic window from Vagococcus sp. CY52-2 includes:
- a CDS encoding ABC transporter ATP-binding protein, with amino-acid sequence MALVVSVKNLKKVYGKNNEKQTTALNDVTFDVEEGEFIGIMGASGSGKSTLLNILSTLDKPTNGDVKIAGEDVMKLRGDKLADFRGQKIGFIFQDFNLLETMTASENIAIPLSLQNLKPKIIKNKINTVAHHLGISDILDKYPTALSGGQKQRVAAARALVTDPSILLADEPTGALDSKSAKDLLDMMNELNYEDNVSVLMVTHDPFSASYCKRILFIKDGVIHQELNREEKSRDEFYREILVSLGNLEQ; translated from the coding sequence ATGGCATTAGTAGTAAGTGTAAAAAATTTAAAAAAAGTATATGGAAAAAACAATGAAAAACAAACAACTGCTTTAAACGATGTAACGTTTGATGTAGAAGAAGGGGAATTCATTGGGATTATGGGAGCATCTGGTTCAGGAAAATCAACCTTATTAAACATTTTGTCCACTCTTGATAAACCAACTAACGGTGACGTAAAAATAGCTGGTGAAGACGTTATGAAACTAAGAGGAGATAAATTAGCTGATTTTAGAGGACAAAAGATTGGGTTTATTTTTCAAGATTTCAATTTATTAGAAACCATGACTGCTTCAGAAAATATTGCGATTCCTCTATCATTACAAAATTTAAAGCCTAAAATCATTAAAAATAAAATAAATACTGTAGCACATCATTTGGGAATTAGTGACATTTTAGACAAATACCCTACTGCTCTGTCTGGCGGACAAAAACAGCGTGTCGCTGCAGCGAGAGCACTAGTCACTGACCCCAGCATTTTATTAGCAGATGAGCCAACAGGTGCTTTGGATTCTAAAAGTGCAAAAGATTTGCTCGATATGATGAATGAGCTAAATTATGAGGATAATGTATCGGTTTTAATGGTAACGCATGATCCATTCTCGGCTAGCTACTGTAAACGTATTTTATTTATAAAAGATGGTGTAATACACCAAGAATTAAATCGTGAAGAAAAATCACGCGATGAATTTTACCGAGAAATTTTAGTCTCTTTAGGTAATTTAGAGCAATAG
- a CDS encoding Ig-like domain-containing protein, which translates to MNDKQKKKIVNFLNAKPQDKIHRYKRRKVKKVWVYAAIITTMIGLESISSNVNTLSGLSSITVHADTVVNYKQQYYPPILRVESGSTAQTDGSNSYLNLLYEINGKKATDVDYIEFQLNNGTNSTKSNPKAKITGGINILGQPTVMLRVDFSGREAFDNERALVDGNTVIHFIDGTSLVINPNRNIIFLFSKQDVESNRRGIMDLSNFTEEEKNKTFEKSISIVDKAYIDDMKSLSEVTDFDSLSDVNSLYKKTIEAKLEQASEDFTNQDSGFKQFEDEAKSKRAEINAVTDAKKGAKEKALKEVDSLLSQYRKSTFDATGKDVLSQITEGVAKIKAVSVEREKPFDKDAHKPTVNQPTEGDQKVSGKGVGGDELTIKDKDNKVIGKGTVAEDGTFTVKTDRPLEKGEELTVIPTIDGKEGTPGTTTVAEKPFDKDAHKPTVNQPTEGDQKVSGKGVGGDELTIKDKDNKVIGKGTVAEDGTFTVKTDRPLEKGEELTVTPTTDGKEGTPGTTTVAEKPFDKDAHKPTVNQPTEGDQKVSGKGVGGDELTIKDKDNKVIGKGTVAEDGTFTVKTDRPLEKGEELTVTPTTDGKEGTPGTTTVAEKPFDKDAHKPTVNQPTEGEQVVSGKGVGGDKLTIKDKDNKVIGKGTVAEDGTFTVKTDRPLEKGEELTVIPTTDGKEGTPGTTTVAEKPFDKDAHKPTVNQPTEGEQVVSGKGVGGDELTIKDKDNKVIGKGTVAEDGTFTVKTDRPLEKGEELTVIPTTDGKEGTPGTTTVAEKPFDKDAHKPTVNQPTEGEQVVSGKGVGGDELTIKDKDNKVIGKGTVAEDGTFTVKTDRPLEKGEELTVIPTTDGKEGTPGTTTVAEKPFDKDAHKPTVNQPTEGEQVVSGKGVGGDKLTIKDKDNKVIGKGTVAEDGTFTVKTDRPLEKGEELTVTPTTDGKEGTPGTTTVAEKPFDKDAHKPTVNQPTEGDQKVSGKGVGGDELTIKDKDNKVIGKGTVAEDGTFTVKTDRPLEKGEELTVIPTTDGKEGTPGTTTVAEKPFDKDAHKPTVNQPTEGEQVVSGKGVGGDELTIKDKDNKVIGKGTVAEDGTFTVKTDRPLEKGEELTVIPTTDGKEGTPGTTTVAEKPFDKDAHKPTVNQPTEGDQKVSGKGVGGDELTIKDKDNKVIGKGTVAEDGTFTVKTDRPLEKGEELTVTPTTDGKEGTPGTTMVAEKPFDKDAHKPTVNQPTEGEQVVSGKGVGGDELTIKDKDNKVIGKGTVAEDGTFTVKTDRPLEKGEELTVIPTTDGKEGTPGTTTVAEKPFDKDAHKPTVNQPTEGEQVVSGKGVGGDELTIKDKDNKVIGKGTVAEDGTFTVKTDRPLEKGEELTVIPTTDGKEGTPGTTTVAEKPFDKDAHKPTVNQPIEGEQVVSGKGVGGDKITIKDKDNKVIGKGTVGKQKLPSTGEYDNKSLLSTGLLLLTLAGGLLGWKLKRNK; encoded by the coding sequence ATGAATGATAAACAAAAGAAGAAGATAGTGAACTTTTTAAATGCTAAACCTCAAGATAAAATACATAGATATAAAAGGAGGAAAGTAAAAAAAGTATGGGTTTATGCAGCAATTATCACGACGATGATTGGTTTAGAGTCAATTTCTAGTAATGTAAACACTCTGTCAGGATTATCTTCTATTACTGTTCATGCAGATACTGTAGTAAACTATAAACAACAATATTATCCACCAATATTGAGAGTTGAATCAGGATCTACAGCACAGACAGATGGTAGTAATTCTTATTTAAACCTACTCTATGAAATTAATGGTAAAAAAGCTACTGATGTAGATTATATCGAGTTCCAATTAAATAATGGAACAAATAGCACTAAGTCTAATCCTAAAGCAAAAATAACAGGCGGAATTAATATTTTAGGGCAACCTACTGTTATGTTAAGAGTTGATTTCTCAGGTCGTGAGGCATTTGACAATGAAAGAGCTCTTGTAGACGGTAATACGGTTATCCATTTTATCGATGGAACTTCTCTAGTCATTAATCCAAATAGAAATATTATTTTTCTTTTTTCTAAGCAGGATGTTGAGAGCAATAGAAGAGGCATAATGGATCTAAGTAACTTTACGGAAGAAGAAAAAAATAAAACTTTTGAAAAGTCTATATCTATTGTAGACAAAGCTTATATAGACGATATGAAATCTTTAAGTGAAGTAACTGACTTTGATAGCTTGTCTGATGTAAATAGTTTATATAAGAAAACAATTGAAGCAAAATTAGAGCAAGCTAGCGAAGATTTTACAAATCAAGATTCAGGGTTTAAACAATTTGAAGATGAGGCCAAATCTAAAAGGGCAGAAATAAATGCAGTTACAGATGCTAAAAAAGGTGCAAAAGAAAAAGCTTTAAAAGAAGTTGATAGTTTATTGTCACAATATAGAAAGAGTACTTTTGATGCTACTGGAAAAGACGTTCTGAGCCAAATTACGGAAGGTGTCGCTAAAATTAAAGCAGTTTCAGTAGAGAGAGAAAAACCATTCGATAAAGACGCCCATAAACCAACCGTCAACCAACCAACAGAAGGAGATCAAAAGGTATCCGGCAAAGGGGTTGGTGGCGATGAGCTCACAATCAAGGATAAAGATAATAAGGTGATTGGGAAAGGAACCGTAGCGGAAGATGGTACGTTTACTGTTAAAACCGATCGACCTTTAGAAAAAGGGGAAGAATTAACGGTGATCCCAACGATCGATGGCAAAGAAGGGACCCCAGGGACCACAACGGTGGCAGAAAAACCATTCGATAAAGATGCCCATAAACCAACCGTCAACCAACCAACAGAAGGAGATCAAAAGGTATCCGGCAAAGGGGTTGGTGGCGATGAGCTCACAATCAAGGATAAAGATAATAAGGTGATTGGAAAAGGAACCGTAGCGGAAGATGGTACGTTTACTGTTAAAACCGATCGACCTTTAGAAAAAGGGGAAGAATTAACGGTGACCCCAACGACCGATGGCAAAGAAGGGACCCCAGGGACCACAACGGTGGCAGAAAAACCATTCGATAAAGATGCCCATAAACCAACCGTCAACCAACCAACAGAAGGAGATCAAAAGGTATCCGGCAAAGGGGTTGGTGGCGATGAGCTCACAATCAAGGATAAAGATAATAAGGTGATTGGAAAAGGAACCGTAGCGGAAGATGGTACGTTTACTGTTAAAACCGATCGACCTTTAGAAAAAGGGGAAGAATTAACGGTGACCCCAACGACCGATGGCAAAGAAGGGACCCCAGGGACCACAACGGTGGCAGAAAAACCATTCGATAAAGACGCCCATAAACCAACCGTCAACCAACCAACAGAAGGAGAGCAAGTAGTATCCGGCAAAGGGGTTGGTGGCGATAAGCTCACAATCAAGGATAAAGATAATAAGGTGATTGGAAAAGGAACCGTAGCGGAAGATGGTACGTTTACTGTTAAAACCGATCGACCTTTAGAAAAAGGGGAAGAATTAACGGTGATCCCAACGACCGATGGCAAAGAAGGGACCCCAGGGACCACAACGGTGGCAGAAAAACCATTCGATAAAGATGCCCATAAACCAACCGTCAACCAACCAACAGAAGGAGAGCAAGTAGTATCCGGCAAAGGGGTTGGTGGCGATGAGCTCACAATCAAGGATAAAGATAATAAGGTGATTGGAAAAGGAACCGTAGCGGAAGATGGTACGTTTACTGTTAAAACCGATCGACCTTTAGAAAAAGGGGAAGAATTAACGGTGATCCCAACGACCGATGGCAAAGAAGGGACCCCAGGGACCACAACGGTGGCAGAAAAACCATTCGATAAAGACGCCCATAAACCAACCGTCAACCAACCAACAGAAGGAGAGCAAGTAGTATCCGGCAAAGGGGTTGGTGGCGATGAGCTCACAATCAAGGATAAAGATAATAAGGTGATTGGAAAAGGAACCGTAGCGGAAGATGGTACGTTTACTGTTAAAACCGATCGACCTTTAGAAAAAGGGGAAGAATTAACGGTGATCCCAACGACCGATGGCAAAGAAGGGACCCCAGGGACCACAACGGTGGCAGAAAAACCATTCGATAAAGACGCCCATAAACCAACCGTCAACCAACCAACAGAAGGAGAGCAAGTAGTATCCGGCAAAGGGGTTGGTGGCGATAAGCTCACAATCAAGGATAAAGATAATAAGGTGATTGGAAAAGGAACCGTAGCGGAAGATGGTACGTTTACTGTTAAAACCGATCGACCTTTAGAAAAAGGGGAAGAATTAACGGTGACCCCAACGACCGATGGCAAAGAAGGGACCCCAGGGACCACAACGGTGGCAGAAAAACCATTCGATAAAGATGCCCATAAACCAACCGTCAACCAACCAACAGAAGGAGATCAAAAGGTATCCGGCAAAGGGGTTGGTGGCGATGAGCTCACAATCAAGGATAAAGATAATAAGGTGATTGGAAAAGGAACCGTAGCGGAAGATGGTACGTTTACTGTTAAAACCGATCGACCTTTAGAAAAAGGGGAAGAATTAACGGTGATCCCAACGACCGATGGCAAAGAAGGGACCCCAGGGACCACAACGGTGGCAGAAAAACCATTCGATAAAGACGCCCATAAACCAACCGTCAACCAACCAACAGAAGGAGAGCAAGTAGTATCCGGCAAAGGGGTTGGTGGCGATGAGCTCACAATCAAGGATAAAGATAATAAGGTGATTGGAAAAGGAACCGTAGCGGAAGATGGTACGTTTACTGTTAAAACCGATCGACCTTTAGAAAAAGGGGAAGAATTAACGGTGATCCCAACGACCGATGGCAAAGAAGGGACCCCAGGGACCACAACGGTGGCAGAAAAACCATTCGATAAAGATGCCCATAAACCAACCGTCAACCAACCAACAGAAGGAGATCAAAAGGTATCCGGCAAAGGGGTTGGTGGCGATGAGCTCACAATCAAGGATAAAGATAATAAGGTGATTGGAAAAGGAACCGTAGCGGAAGATGGTACGTTTACTGTTAAAACCGATCGACCTTTAGAAAAAGGGGAAGAATTAACGGTGACCCCAACGACCGATGGCAAAGAAGGGACCCCAGGGACCACAATGGTGGCAGAAAAACCATTCGATAAAGATGCCCATAAACCAACCGTCAACCAACCAACAGAAGGAGAGCAAGTAGTATCCGGCAAAGGGGTTGGTGGCGATGAGCTCACAATCAAAGATAAAGACAATAAGGTGATTGGAAAAGGAACCGTAGCGGAAGATGGTACGTTTACTGTTAAAACCGATCGACCGTTAGAAAAAGGGGAAGAATTAACGGTGATCCCAACGACCGATGGCAAAGAAGGGACCCCAGGGACCACAACGGTGGCAGAAAAACCATTCGATAAAGATGCCCATAAACCAACCGTCAACCAACCAACAGAAGGAGAGCAAGTAGTATCCGGCAAAGGGGTTGGTGGCGATGAGCTCACAATCAAGGATAAAGACAATAAGGTGATTGGAAAAGGAACCGTAGCGGAAGATGGCACGTTTACTGTTAAAACCGATCGTCCGTTAGAAAAAGGGGAAGAATTAACCGTTATCCCAACGACAGATGGCAAAGAAGGGACCCCGGGGACCACAACGGTGGCTGAAAAACCATTCGATAAAGACGCCCATAAACCAACCGTCAACCAACCAATAGAAGGAGAGCAAGTAGTATCCGGCAAAGGGGTTGGTGGCGATAAAATCACGATCAAAGATAAAGACAATAAGGTGATTGGAAAAGGAACCGTAGGTAAACAAAAATTACCATCTACAGGTGAATATGATAATAAATCATTATTAAGTACAGGACTATTATTATTAACGTTAGCAGGAGGATTGTTAGGGTGGAAATTGAAACGGAATAAATAA